A region of Paenibacillus sp. 37 DNA encodes the following proteins:
- a CDS encoding alpha-glycosidase, producing the protein MLLEAIYHQPKRNWAYAYDQDTIHLRLRAKKNDLTEVHALTGDKYTWDATKALVPLTKFTSDSMFDYFEGEVKPPYHRLKYSFLLKNGDEQIWMTETDFQEEEPDDPGRMFQFPYIHAGAVFTPPAWVKDAVFYQIFPERFANGNPDISPEKVEPWGGEPTPFNFFGGDLQGVIDHLDYISDLGINAIYFTPIFEATTNHKYDTEDYLRVDRHFGDADTVKRLVELCHARGIRVLLDAVFNHSGKTFAPFVDVQKNGEQSKYKDWFHVHEYPLDVKDGIPTYETFGFEAHMPKLNTENAEVKDYLLKVAEYWIKEVGADGWRLDVADEVDDAFWRDFRRVVKAANPDAYILGEVWNESSSWLQGDQFDASMNYPFTDAVNAFFVKNTMHAEQFANSIGRQLSRYPLQASEVAFNLLDSHDTPRLLTLCEGDQRKMKLAALFQFSYMGAPCIYYGDEIGMDGEHDPGCRKCMEWDEAKQDRELFDFYQKLISLRHAHPALRAEGTVRFLQARTDGSQLVFERQNEEERILVLFNRSEETAIVELEAGDGEWTELFGGNHRTAKDDGVLAIELPAYGYAVLSTSVSPD; encoded by the coding sequence ATGCTGCTGGAAGCCATCTATCATCAACCGAAACGAAACTGGGCCTATGCCTATGACCAAGATACAATCCATCTGCGCCTGCGCGCCAAAAAGAATGATCTGACTGAGGTACATGCCCTGACCGGAGACAAATATACGTGGGATGCAACCAAAGCGCTGGTCCCCTTAACAAAGTTCACTTCTGACTCGATGTTCGATTACTTCGAGGGCGAGGTGAAACCTCCCTACCACCGACTGAAGTACTCTTTTTTGCTGAAAAACGGAGACGAACAGATCTGGATGACCGAGACGGACTTCCAGGAAGAAGAACCGGACGATCCAGGTCGCATGTTCCAGTTCCCTTATATTCATGCCGGAGCTGTATTCACACCCCCTGCATGGGTTAAGGATGCGGTGTTCTATCAGATTTTCCCTGAACGATTCGCGAACGGCAACCCGGATATTAGTCCGGAAAAGGTGGAACCGTGGGGCGGCGAGCCGACACCCTTCAATTTCTTCGGTGGTGACCTTCAGGGCGTGATCGACCATCTGGATTACATCAGTGATCTGGGCATTAATGCGATCTACTTCACCCCCATCTTTGAAGCTACCACCAATCACAAATACGATACCGAAGACTACCTGCGGGTAGACCGCCATTTTGGTGACGCAGATACCGTGAAACGACTGGTCGAGCTGTGCCATGCACGTGGAATTCGCGTACTTCTGGATGCTGTGTTCAACCATTCCGGGAAGACGTTTGCGCCGTTTGTAGATGTGCAGAAGAACGGAGAACAATCCAAATACAAGGACTGGTTCCATGTACACGAATACCCGCTGGACGTGAAGGACGGCATTCCTACGTATGAGACCTTCGGATTCGAAGCGCACATGCCAAAGCTGAATACAGAGAATGCCGAGGTTAAGGACTATCTGCTGAAGGTTGCGGAGTATTGGATCAAGGAAGTGGGCGCGGACGGATGGCGGCTGGATGTTGCAGACGAAGTGGATGATGCCTTCTGGCGTGATTTCCGCCGTGTGGTCAAAGCCGCTAATCCGGATGCCTACATTCTGGGCGAAGTATGGAACGAGTCTTCCTCCTGGCTGCAAGGCGACCAGTTCGATGCGTCCATGAACTATCCGTTTACCGATGCCGTAAATGCCTTCTTTGTGAAAAATACAATGCACGCCGAACAGTTCGCGAACTCCATCGGTCGACAATTATCCCGTTATCCGCTTCAGGCCAGCGAAGTGGCGTTTAACTTGCTGGACAGTCACGATACCCCACGACTGCTCACGCTGTGTGAAGGAGACCAGCGCAAGATGAAGCTGGCTGCATTATTCCAGTTCAGTTACATGGGCGCGCCGTGCATCTATTACGGAGACGAGATTGGCATGGACGGCGAACATGATCCGGGCTGCCGTAAATGCATGGAATGGGATGAAGCGAAGCAGGACCGAGAACTGTTCGACTTTTATCAGAAACTGATCTCCCTGCGTCATGCTCATCCTGCCCTGCGTGCAGAAGGCACCGTTCGTTTCCTGCAGGCTCGTACCGATGGCAGCCAACTGGTATTTGAGCGGCAAAATGAGGAGGAACGCATTCTGGTTCTGTTCAATCGATCCGAAGAGACGGCTATTGTCGAACTGGAGGCGGGTGACGGGGAATGGACCGAGCTATTCGGTGGAAACCATCGTACCGCCAAGGATGATGGCGTACTCGCCATTGAACTGCCCGCGTATGGATATGCCGTACTGAGTACGTCTGTGAGCCCGGACTAG
- a CDS encoding response regulator transcription factor → MKTKLLYIEDDTEIATWVRADLEERGYEVVWLGSGEGAAEAAVGCSLIILDVMLPGLDGFTVGQRLKKEHPAVPIVMLSARTSIDDKLHGLDFADDYVTKPFHPDELAARIEVQLRKAGTAVSSDTALKLDHLSIYEKDNRIVNEETGDEIVLSGKQFHIFAYLLRHMGMIRTKEQIYEAVWNEPYLDGDKTLMVHIRHLREKLELDPANPVIIQTVRGVGYRVKKP, encoded by the coding sequence ATGAAAACCAAACTGTTATATATTGAAGATGATACGGAAATTGCGACTTGGGTCAGAGCCGATCTGGAGGAGCGCGGTTATGAGGTGGTATGGCTCGGCAGTGGTGAAGGTGCAGCGGAGGCTGCTGTCGGTTGCTCACTCATTATTCTGGATGTCATGCTGCCCGGGCTGGATGGATTTACGGTGGGCCAGCGACTGAAAAAAGAACATCCCGCGGTGCCCATTGTCATGCTCTCGGCCAGAACGTCCATTGACGACAAGTTGCATGGTCTCGATTTTGCCGATGACTATGTAACAAAACCATTTCACCCCGATGAACTGGCTGCCCGGATTGAGGTCCAACTGCGTAAGGCGGGAACTGCGGTCTCATCGGATACAGCTCTGAAGCTGGATCATCTCTCCATCTATGAGAAGGATAACCGCATCGTCAATGAGGAGACGGGGGATGAGATTGTTTTATCGGGAAAACAGTTCCACATCTTCGCCTACCTGCTACGACATATGGGCATGATTCGAACCAAAGAGCAGATCTATGAAGCCGTCTGGAACGAGCCCTATCTGGATGGAGACAAGACTTTGATGGTACATATTCGACATCTACGTGAGAAGCTGGAACTTGATCCGGCCAATCCGGTAATTATTCAGACAGTCCGCGGTGTGGGATATCGCGTGAAGAAGCCATGA
- a CDS encoding sensor histidine kinase produces the protein MKSERKGERSAGQKQSGRRKLRFGRSLMSRYIILILAAVLFVPVVLPIISILYVVVVNNTNTNQAAPYGDVTRISNLWSREAKNLDGASDKEIKARLEKLHGSYPKSSMYRVNASGETLFIIGGEDVTIQKSTSPDGRTDTTLRWSLDSGQTTETHIPALWNVNNTIQFMKEASFRDPLTVVTYIGGGEKDKGQGFMIIEVPRSLLQMNQSNWPMELLYLGIVMTLIFLIFIIMSILFFARIRKRLIRLQTAMMITGKEGLPLPVDIRRSDEIGQLEESFNQMVHQLSDSRHREREEEQLRKRLIAGLSHDLRTPLTVIRGHMHALHKEELSEQGDRSLHRMEAKMEDLGGLIDNMLSYNLLTSGKYTLKLVEKDILRIVRETAAAWYPVWEKEQFEIDIDLPEEPLIWHMDEQGMRRILDNLFQNVIRHAASGKYIGISTQEIQGETAIIIQDRGPGMQPNSDTKGTGLGLSIVDLLIREMGLRKRVDSSETGVQTYIYSGKGKQGNNKPLK, from the coding sequence ATGAAGTCAGAACGGAAGGGAGAACGAAGCGCGGGTCAAAAGCAGTCTGGGCGGCGCAAGCTACGCTTCGGGCGGTCCTTGATGTCCAGATATATCATCCTGATTCTAGCGGCAGTATTATTCGTGCCCGTCGTTCTTCCGATTATATCCATCCTATATGTTGTCGTAGTGAATAATACGAATACGAATCAAGCAGCACCTTATGGTGACGTTACCCGGATTAGTAACCTCTGGTCGCGTGAAGCGAAGAACCTGGATGGTGCTTCGGATAAAGAGATTAAGGCCCGATTGGAGAAATTACATGGCTCGTATCCCAAATCTTCCATGTATCGTGTGAATGCGAGCGGTGAGACCCTCTTCATTATCGGTGGTGAGGATGTAACCATTCAGAAATCCACATCCCCGGATGGGAGAACAGACACGACTTTGAGATGGTCACTGGATTCCGGGCAAACCACAGAGACTCATATTCCAGCCTTATGGAATGTAAACAACACAATACAATTCATGAAAGAAGCTTCCTTTCGAGATCCGCTAACCGTAGTTACATACATCGGCGGAGGTGAAAAGGACAAGGGACAGGGCTTCATGATCATTGAAGTGCCGCGGTCACTTCTGCAAATGAATCAGAGTAACTGGCCGATGGAACTCTTGTATCTTGGTATCGTAATGACCCTCATCTTTCTGATCTTCATCATTATGTCGATTCTCTTCTTCGCACGCATTCGCAAACGACTTATTCGTTTGCAGACGGCCATGATGATCACAGGCAAGGAAGGCCTCCCGCTTCCGGTAGATATCCGCCGGTCAGACGAGATCGGTCAACTGGAGGAATCCTTCAATCAGATGGTGCATCAACTGTCCGATAGCCGTCACCGTGAACGCGAGGAGGAACAATTGCGCAAGCGTCTCATTGCGGGGCTTTCTCACGATCTGCGTACCCCGCTAACGGTGATTCGTGGACATATGCATGCTTTGCACAAGGAAGAGCTGAGCGAGCAAGGTGACCGTTCATTACATCGCATGGAAGCAAAGATGGAGGACCTCGGCGGGCTCATTGACAACATGTTATCCTACAATTTGCTCACGAGTGGGAAATATACACTGAAGCTGGTAGAGAAAGATATACTGCGGATCGTCAGGGAAACGGCGGCCGCCTGGTACCCGGTCTGGGAGAAAGAGCAATTTGAGATTGATATTGACCTGCCAGAGGAACCATTAATCTGGCATATGGATGAACAAGGCATGCGCCGTATTCTCGATAATCTGTTCCAGAACGTAATTCGTCATGCTGCCAGCGGGAAATATATTGGCATATCAACCCAGGAGATTCAGGGTGAGACGGCCATCATTATTCAGGATCGGGGTCCGGGAATGCAACCGAATTCCGACACAAAAGGCACAGGTTTAGGCTTATCCATTGTAGACCTGTTGATTCGTGAGATGGGTCTGCGCAAGCGGGTAGACAGTTCCGAGACGGGTGTCCAGACATATATCTACAGTGGTAAGGGGAAACAGGGAAACAACAAACCGCTGAAATAG
- a CDS encoding ABC transporter ATP-binding protein has translation MSENIIQTANLWKTYRDRAAVRELDLHIKKGDIYGFLGPNGAGKTTTIRMLLGLIKPTKGVIRLFDKDIRKDRMDILRRVGSLVEYPSYYGHLNAVENLETLRRIINVPKSRIAEVLSIVDLTKDAKRSVKGYSLGMKQRLGIASALLGEPELLILDEPTNGLDPAGIQEIRELIKRMPLEHGITVLVSSHLLSEVEQMASRVGIIREGKMVLQDTIASLHSQTGSSIRLTVSEPEEAMKLAREQGQFGQQQGSALTFPYMDNSSVALLVRRLIEQDHDVYRVEEQRQSLEDLFMRVIGEGASI, from the coding sequence GTGAGTGAAAATATTATTCAAACGGCTAATCTATGGAAAACATACCGGGACCGTGCAGCGGTCCGTGAACTTGATCTGCATATTAAAAAGGGAGATATCTACGGCTTCCTCGGTCCCAACGGTGCCGGCAAAACAACAACGATTCGCATGCTTCTCGGCTTGATTAAACCAACCAAAGGCGTGATCCGTCTCTTCGACAAGGATATCCGCAAGGATCGCATGGATATCTTGCGCCGTGTGGGTTCCTTGGTCGAATACCCGTCCTATTACGGACATCTGAACGCAGTAGAGAATCTGGAAACTTTGCGTCGCATCATCAATGTACCCAAATCAAGAATTGCTGAAGTGCTGTCCATTGTAGATCTGACCAAGGATGCCAAACGTTCGGTGAAGGGGTACTCCCTTGGGATGAAGCAACGTCTGGGTATTGCCAGCGCTTTGTTGGGTGAACCGGAGTTGCTGATTCTGGACGAACCAACGAATGGGCTCGATCCGGCTGGTATTCAGGAGATTCGGGAACTGATCAAACGTATGCCTCTGGAACATGGCATTACCGTTCTGGTTTCCAGCCACTTGCTGAGTGAAGTCGAACAGATGGCAAGTCGTGTTGGTATTATCCGTGAAGGCAAGATGGTGCTTCAGGATACCATCGCAAGTCTGCATAGTCAGACGGGCAGCTCGATCCGGTTAACGGTTTCCGAGCCGGAAGAGGCTATGAAGCTGGCGAGAGAACAGGGACAATTTGGTCAGCAACAAGGTTCTGCATTAACGTTCCCTTATATGGATAACAGTTCAGTGGCACTGCTTGTGCGCCGATTAATTGAGCAGGATCATGATGTGTATCGTGTAGAGGAACAGCGTCAGTCGCTGGAAGATCTGTTCATGCGTGTCATTGGCGAGGGGGCTTCCATATGA
- a CDS encoding ABC transporter permease, with amino-acid sequence MTGRALSSDWLKIRGKGIWFLIFLAPLGLTAMQALNFGLRLDYLKEQYADNLWGGLLGNVVVFVPLSLMLGATILSSMIANVEHEQGSWKQLLAMPIPRPAVYLAKFLLACLLLVISCLLLTAGIIGLGLIFGFHASEIPWTHAIKLGLLPLAGALPVLSLELWLTMVNKNQALPVTLGIVLAITGMFALSISPYFPLAWAQMAWNGPNPYLYAGMGAGLGLLILLLGMVHFSRKDVA; translated from the coding sequence ATGACCGGGCGTGCATTATCGTCAGACTGGCTCAAGATTCGGGGGAAAGGGATCTGGTTTCTTATCTTTCTGGCCCCTCTTGGATTGACAGCGATGCAGGCGCTTAATTTTGGCTTACGGTTGGACTATCTGAAAGAGCAGTATGCTGATAACCTGTGGGGCGGATTGTTGGGCAATGTAGTTGTCTTTGTACCGTTGTCCCTGATGCTGGGAGCAACCATTCTCAGCTCCATGATTGCTAATGTCGAGCATGAACAGGGATCGTGGAAACAGTTGTTAGCAATGCCGATTCCCAGACCAGCTGTATATTTGGCGAAGTTCTTGCTGGCTTGTCTGCTGCTGGTAATCTCCTGCCTGCTGCTAACCGCAGGCATTATAGGTCTGGGTCTGATCTTCGGATTCCATGCCAGTGAGATCCCTTGGACGCATGCCATTAAGCTGGGGCTGTTGCCTTTAGCTGGTGCGCTTCCCGTGTTGTCGTTGGAGTTATGGCTCACAATGGTGAATAAAAATCAGGCGCTTCCCGTCACTCTGGGAATTGTTCTCGCGATAACAGGCATGTTTGCGCTCAGTATCTCACCGTATTTTCCACTTGCTTGGGCACAGATGGCTTGGAATGGACCTAATCCATATCTGTATGCAGGCATGGGAGCAGGTCTGGGGCTCTTGATCCTGTTGTTGGGTATGGTGCATTTTAGCCGGAAGGATGTGGCCTGA
- a CDS encoding ABC transporter permease — MSFATTYFRILSAERLKMGKSPIWLLILLSPLIALLIGLLSTPSGNWQVLMGTMVFLHGLLLLPMLTGVFTSFVCRFEHAGGGWKQMLVLPLTRSGVYAGKLTIVLMLLAGTQVLLLISILLAGMIHGITMEIPWGFLVGKLLLGLLACVPLAALQMFVSLVWSSFAAPLALNFALTIPNILIVNSATYGPYYPWAQPMILMTPVDGAGFGAYNVPLMTMLAVVGGSAVIFIGIGMMYFAKKEI; from the coding sequence ATGAGCTTTGCGACAACGTATTTTCGAATTTTGTCTGCTGAGCGGTTGAAGATGGGCAAATCACCCATATGGCTCCTGATTCTGTTAAGTCCACTTATTGCACTGCTCATCGGACTGTTGTCCACTCCATCGGGGAATTGGCAGGTACTGATGGGCACCATGGTCTTCTTACACGGATTGCTCCTTTTGCCGATGCTGACTGGCGTGTTTACGTCCTTTGTCTGCCGTTTCGAACATGCGGGAGGAGGGTGGAAGCAGATGCTGGTTTTGCCGCTCACACGTTCAGGTGTATATGCTGGCAAACTGACGATTGTACTCATGCTTCTGGCGGGTACACAAGTGTTGTTGCTGATATCCATTTTGCTGGCAGGCATGATCCATGGCATTACGATGGAGATACCCTGGGGATTCCTGGTGGGCAAACTACTGCTTGGGTTGTTGGCCTGTGTACCCTTGGCTGCCCTGCAGATGTTCGTTTCATTGGTGTGGAGTAGCTTTGCCGCACCACTCGCACTGAATTTTGCACTGACCATACCGAATATTCTCATTGTAAACTCGGCGACGTATGGGCCGTATTATCCGTGGGCACAACCGATGATTCTGATGACACCCGTGGACGGCGCGGGTTTCGGAGCCTACAACGTGCCACTGATGACGATGCTGGCGGTCGTCGGAGGCAGTGCTGTTATTTTTATTGGAATCGGCATGATGTATTTTGCCAAAAAAGAAATCTGA
- a CDS encoding acyltransferase has translation MLPNRVKIAYGKLRGLAIFGKIQPSMGLLPRIRGKVYLNKLGDLQVGKRLNIIGKPWGTQLTVVKGARLTIGDDVMINAGVGIAANVEVTIGNNVMIGPRTSIFDSAYHRIDSLDDGSQTAKRIVIQDNAWIGTGALILPGVTIGRNAVVAAGSTVTKDVPENTLVAGAPAKIIRELTIHDGWVRH, from the coding sequence ATGCTGCCCAACAGAGTTAAAATTGCTTACGGTAAACTAAGAGGTTTAGCCATCTTTGGTAAAATCCAGCCCTCAATGGGCCTACTGCCACGAATCAGGGGTAAGGTTTATCTGAATAAATTGGGTGATTTGCAAGTAGGAAAACGACTTAACATCATAGGCAAACCTTGGGGAACCCAGTTAACTGTGGTCAAAGGTGCACGATTAACCATTGGTGATGACGTCATGATTAATGCAGGTGTGGGGATTGCCGCTAACGTTGAAGTGACCATCGGCAATAACGTCATGATTGGTCCTCGAACAAGCATATTCGACAGTGCCTACCACCGAATTGACTCGCTGGATGACGGGAGCCAGACTGCCAAGCGGATTGTGATTCAGGATAATGCCTGGATTGGTACAGGTGCACTCATTCTGCCGGGAGTGACTATTGGCAGAAATGCAGTCGTGGCAGCAGGAAGCACGGTGACCAAAGATGTACCCGAGAATACACTTGTAGCCGGAGCGCCGGCCAAAATCATTCGGGAACTGACCATTCATGATGGTTGGGTCAGACATTAG
- a CDS encoding PAS domain S-box protein translates to MDINKTETLKRIISEGSSYQSLFFNHPDAIYVMDIHGNYIDANPSVERISGYTLDDLIRMNQSEICPPDSENSRKEYIKEVLAGRSVSNPITFYHKDGSLKQAEITYVPITEGKEVVGIYGIAKDVTDILEVQRELKEAQEKYQVLADHAQDLITTCATDGELLYVSPSVYTLLGYKPEEVIGKSFKDYCYSGDYPDPMDLSKIGNGCKMRVLHKKGHYIWMETLAKPVAGERGKSVQIVSISRDITQHKDADRRLRESRQRYRSLFEHNPSAVYSLNLEGKYSAVNSKLVQMLDIPRNKLIGQSFLSNLDKCEVQNGKHYFEMVKQGEPQYYETRIVNSRGRKIEVSVTNVPIIVDKEMVGVYGIVSDITERKEYTERIQELSKQHELILNTVTEGIYGLDADGITMFMNPAAASMFGYEAKEFIGKNSHPIIHHTRADGSHFPQEECPIHMTVLDGQRRSIKEDVFWRKDGSSFLVQYQVTPIIEQGQIQGAVVVFNDVTGEREIVRAKETAELAAQAKSEFLSMVSHEIRTPMNGIVGMTELLIGTDLSEEQREYAEIIRDSGDALLNILNDILDFSKLESGKMALAYEPFALRKMLEQVAELFKPRADEKHLEIRYRLNPSIPEFMVGDAIRIRQILVNLVGNALKFTDQGSIDVNVDIIKGRKPEDSVLDFAVQDTGIGIPADKLDQLFQSFSQLHPVINRKYGGTGLGLVISKRLVEIMGGSISVESIEGEGSTFRFAVPAASVDASAEQTVSQFHHDRTRQSDKVAMRILVAEDHPVNRKILREYLEKLGYHADVCTNGVEAIDAISQNAYDIVLMDIHMPVMDGLKATDLLHRLIPQDRIPPIIAVTGNAKREDKEACLEIGMRDFISKPVMLSELKRVLQQWGPRDEPQLAPN, encoded by the coding sequence TTGGATATTAATAAAACGGAAACCCTGAAGCGCATTATTTCTGAGGGAAGTTCTTACCAATCACTGTTTTTTAACCACCCGGATGCCATTTATGTAATGGACATCCATGGAAACTATATTGATGCTAATCCCTCGGTAGAGCGGATATCTGGGTATACACTGGATGACTTGATTCGTATGAATCAGAGTGAAATCTGTCCTCCGGACAGTGAAAATTCACGCAAAGAATATATTAAAGAGGTACTGGCTGGACGTTCAGTCAGTAATCCCATTACTTTTTATCATAAAGATGGTTCCCTGAAACAGGCAGAGATCACGTATGTGCCTATAACGGAGGGAAAAGAAGTTGTAGGAATCTATGGCATTGCCAAAGATGTTACCGATATCCTGGAAGTGCAACGTGAGCTTAAGGAGGCACAAGAGAAATATCAGGTGCTGGCTGACCATGCACAAGATCTGATTACAACTTGTGCTACGGATGGCGAGTTATTATACGTTTCCCCTTCCGTGTACACCTTACTGGGTTATAAGCCGGAGGAAGTCATAGGAAAGTCCTTCAAGGATTATTGTTATTCGGGAGATTATCCGGACCCTATGGATCTTTCCAAGATCGGCAATGGTTGCAAGATGCGTGTGTTGCACAAGAAGGGACATTATATCTGGATGGAGACATTGGCGAAACCTGTTGCTGGAGAGCGTGGCAAGAGTGTCCAGATTGTAAGCATCAGCAGGGATATTACCCAGCATAAGGATGCGGACAGACGTCTTCGGGAAAGCCGTCAGCGATACAGATCGTTGTTCGAACATAACCCGTCAGCTGTGTATTCATTGAATCTGGAAGGTAAATATAGCGCAGTGAACAGCAAACTGGTGCAAATGCTGGATATTCCGCGCAATAAGCTTATTGGCCAATCTTTTTTATCCAATCTGGATAAATGCGAAGTACAAAACGGCAAACATTATTTTGAAATGGTGAAACAAGGCGAACCGCAATATTATGAGACCCGAATTGTCAATTCAAGAGGTCGAAAGATTGAAGTGTCCGTTACAAATGTGCCCATTATTGTGGATAAGGAAATGGTAGGCGTCTATGGGATCGTGTCCGATATTACCGAGCGCAAGGAATATACGGAGCGGATTCAGGAGCTCAGCAAGCAACATGAGTTGATCCTCAACACGGTTACGGAAGGGATATATGGTTTGGATGCGGATGGAATCACCATGTTTATGAATCCTGCAGCAGCTTCGATGTTCGGTTATGAGGCGAAAGAATTCATTGGCAAAAACTCACATCCCATCATTCATCACACCCGTGCAGATGGAAGTCATTTTCCACAAGAAGAGTGTCCGATCCACATGACCGTGTTGGATGGACAGAGACGTTCAATCAAGGAAGATGTGTTCTGGCGTAAAGATGGCAGCAGCTTTCTGGTGCAGTATCAGGTGACGCCGATTATTGAACAGGGACAGATTCAGGGCGCGGTGGTTGTGTTCAATGATGTAACTGGCGAACGCGAAATTGTACGTGCCAAAGAAACAGCTGAGCTGGCAGCTCAGGCCAAGTCAGAATTTCTGTCGATGGTTAGCCATGAGATCCGGACACCGATGAACGGGATCGTGGGGATGACAGAATTGTTGATCGGTACCGATTTATCGGAAGAACAGCGTGAATATGCCGAGATTATTCGAGACAGCGGCGATGCTTTGCTGAACATCCTTAATGATATTTTGGACTTCAGTAAGCTGGAATCCGGGAAAATGGCACTGGCTTATGAACCATTCGCATTACGCAAGATGCTGGAACAGGTTGCTGAACTGTTTAAACCGCGTGCAGATGAGAAACATCTGGAGATCAGATATCGTCTCAATCCAAGCATCCCTGAGTTCATGGTCGGTGATGCCATACGTATCCGGCAGATTCTGGTGAACTTGGTTGGCAATGCGCTCAAGTTCACAGATCAGGGAAGCATTGATGTTAACGTGGATATTATTAAGGGCAGAAAGCCTGAAGACAGCGTTCTTGATTTTGCGGTGCAAGATACGGGAATTGGCATCCCGGCTGACAAGCTGGATCAGTTGTTTCAGTCCTTCTCTCAACTGCATCCGGTAATTAACCGGAAGTATGGTGGTACCGGACTGGGACTGGTCATCTCCAAGCGACTCGTGGAGATCATGGGAGGCAGTATCAGTGTCGAGAGTATAGAAGGGGAAGGCTCAACCTTCCGGTTTGCTGTTCCTGCGGCGAGTGTAGATGCTTCAGCAGAACAGACAGTAAGTCAGTTCCATCATGATCGCACACGTCAGAGTGACAAGGTCGCCATGCGTATTCTGGTGGCGGAGGATCATCCGGTAAACCGGAAGATTTTACGAGAATATCTGGAGAAGCTCGGATACCACGCAGATGTATGTACCAATGGTGTGGAGGCAATTGATGCCATCTCTCAGAATGCTTATGATATTGTTCTGATGGATATTCATATGCCTGTGATGGATGGATTGAAGGCGACAGACCTGTTACACCGCCTAATTCCACAGGATCGCATACCTCCAATCATCGCAGTTACAGGCAATGCCAAACGTGAAGACAAGGAAGCTTGTCTGGAGATTGGTATGCGTGATTTTATTAGCAAACCGGTCATGCTAAGTGAGTTGAAGCGGGTGTTACAGCAATGGGGACCAAGGGACGAACCTCAACTTGCACCGAATTGA
- a CDS encoding L-lactate dehydrogenase, with protein MLGKSGKVAVIGAGLVGSSCAYSMINQSICREIMMVDRTYDRAVAQALDFSHCMDFTHNRTKVYAGTYADCGNMDVIILTAGANPKPGQTRLDILEEAESIAKDIVVPIMNSGFNGIFVVAANPVDIVTYMVWKLSGLPREHVIGTGTSIDSSRLKTLLSEVFSIDPRSVHGYALGEHGESQFVAWSHVTIGGKPIMHIMDQHKERFKHLDLDDIARKTKDAGWEIFTRKGSTQFGIGNALAHITRSILNDEHKIIAVSAILDGEYDQHNVCVGVPAIIGGNGIQEIIELNLDATEREKFNNSCEILSGNINRLTLV; from the coding sequence GTGTTAGGCAAATCAGGCAAAGTAGCGGTGATCGGGGCGGGTCTTGTCGGTTCGAGTTGTGCGTATTCCATGATTAATCAATCAATTTGCAGGGAAATTATGATGGTGGACCGGACGTATGACCGTGCTGTAGCTCAGGCATTGGATTTTTCCCATTGTATGGACTTCACACATAACCGCACCAAGGTATATGCAGGCACGTACGCCGATTGTGGCAATATGGATGTGATTATCTTAACTGCCGGGGCGAATCCCAAGCCAGGACAGACACGGCTGGATATTCTGGAGGAAGCGGAATCGATTGCCAAAGACATCGTGGTCCCGATCATGAACAGTGGATTTAACGGGATTTTTGTCGTCGCTGCCAATCCGGTTGACATAGTAACTTATATGGTATGGAAGTTATCAGGTCTTCCGCGTGAGCATGTCATCGGCACAGGCACGTCCATTGATTCTTCACGACTCAAAACGCTGCTATCTGAAGTCTTCTCCATCGATCCACGCAGTGTGCATGGTTATGCTCTCGGGGAGCATGGAGAATCCCAGTTCGTAGCCTGGTCCCATGTGACCATCGGTGGCAAACCGATTATGCACATTATGGATCAGCACAAGGAGCGCTTCAAACATCTGGATCTAGACGATATTGCACGCAAAACGAAAGATGCGGGCTGGGAGATCTTCACTCGCAAAGGCTCTACCCAATTCGGGATCGGCAATGCTCTCGCACATATCACTCGTTCCATCCTCAATGACGAACACAAAATCATCGCCGTATCGGCCATTCTGGACGGAGAGTACGACCAGCACAACGTTTGCGTCGGTGTTCCTGCAATCATCGGTGGCAATGGTATTCAAGAGATTATCGAATTGAATCTGGATGCAACGGAACGTGAGAAATTCAATAATTCCTGTGAAATCCTATCAGGTAACATCAATCGTCTGACATTGGTATAA